The sequence AATATCAACAGAAATAGGCACTAAAGATAATAAATTAAAAACTTATGACCTTAGAAAATTAGGTTTATAGAAAGGATGGTGATTAAATGCAATTTGATAAAGAAATAGCTACGAAATTAAAAATAAAATATGATTCCAATAAATCTAAATACCAAAACATGTATGATTACTGGAGAGGTAAGACATTAATAGACATATTGTATAAGGAAATAGAGAATAGAAGTAATAGAAAAGCTCATGTACCATACATAAGAAAATTTATTAGCGAGCATGTGGCTTATGGTTTAAATGCACCAATTACATATACAAGTGCTTCAGATAACACTGAATGTATAAAAGATATTGAATATAATGTGGCAATCCAAAAAGGTTCTTTGGACTCTGAGTTATATAAAAATATGCTTATATTCGGTGAAAGCTACGAAATAGCCTACATATATAAAGATGAGTTAAGATTTAGAGTAGTTAATCCTTTGAATGCTTGTGTTTATTGTAACACAGAGGATGAAGCGGAGATGTTACTTTATTTTTATACAAAAGAATTAGATGATACTAAAACTGTATACATAGATTGTTATTGTGATGAAGCTATTTATCACTTCGATAATAGTTTTAACACGGTTGCTGAGCCTACACCTTTGTATTTTGGGTGTGTACCAGTTTCAGTAGCAAGGTTACAAGGTGGAAAAGAAGAAACATTATATAATGATATTTCTAATTTGTGTGATAATTATGAAGCAGCTCTATCTGATATGATAAATAATTCTGGAGATTTAAGAGATTGCTATATGAAAGCTAAAGGTATGAGTATAGATGATACGGTTGCAGAGAAAATAAAAGAAGAAAAACTTTTAATAGTGCCAGCTGAAGGAGATGTTGATTTTCTTATAAAGAATTTACCAAGTGATTATATGAAAACTCTATTAGGTATATTGGAAGATAAGATATATCAGATATCCCAAA comes from Clostridium sp. TW13 and encodes:
- a CDS encoding phage portal protein, whose translation is MQFDKEIATKLKIKYDSNKSKYQNMYDYWRGKTLIDILYKEIENRSNRKAHVPYIRKFISEHVAYGLNAPITYTSASDNTECIKDIEYNVAIQKGSLDSELYKNMLIFGESYEIAYIYKDELRFRVVNPLNACVYCNTEDEAEMLLYFYTKELDDTKTVYIDCYCDEAIYHFDNSFNTVAEPTPLYFGCVPVSVARLQGGKEETLYNDISNLCDNYEAALSDMINNSGDLRDCYMKAKGMSIDDTVAEKIKEEKLLIVPAEGDVDFLIKNLPSDYMKTLLGILEDKIYQISQSVNMNEAMQSNTSSVAILSRIINLRNRIKLEQKCLGDAISNRLKLLFTYLNIAYSKNYNYRDIAINFTISVPQDDVSTANMISQLTGKLSIETGLNQLSFIQNGRKEFEKMLAEQKEIAKNSEDGITDLDKVGGTDEAN